TACTTAGGCCGCCCTTGTTGGCTGTAGAACAAGCCACTAGAGAGGTCATAGCGACCGTTGGTGAGAAACTTTAGGGTCATGAAGGGGTGAGTTGTCCCTCCTTTACGCAAATTAATTTCGATCGCCTGCAAGTCCCATTGGGTTTGTTCGGTTTGGGGGTCGTGATGTGGCACCGCGAGAAAATCAACCCCGAATCGTTCTAGAACCCCTTTGGCTGCTAAATTCTTGCCTACTTGTCGTCCTAACTCTTGCAGTTTTAAACGGTAAGATTCATCGGCGGGAAAGCGACAACCTAAATAAATTTGTCCATCAGGGCCACCGAGAATTTGATCGTGGGTCGAGAGAATTTCCACTTCACCTGTCGGGGTAATGCGACCTTGCACACTGGGCGATCGCTTTCCCTCCCCTTCAATAAAGGCTTCAGCGATCGCTCCTAGTTCTGGAATGCGGCTACTAAAGTTACTCCAGACCTCAGATTTGGCCTGAAAGCTCATACCTTCAAAGCGCTCGCGAATAGTGCTCACTCGTTCTGCGTGAGTTGCCTGTCCCGGAGCCAAGCTGAGAATGGGACGGAGATCTAGCAGGGCATTGCCTTCGCCGGAGAAGCCTTCATTCAACTTCACCACCATACGTTGCAAGTGAGGTTGGCGCTCCCACAACTCTGCTGCCACCTCGGCTAGTTCGTCTATACTCTTCACTAACTCACTACCATCTGGGCAGGGAACCCCAGATTCAGCAAAGATTTGGCGGCTGCCGCTTTTTGTCCCCCAGTACAACAGATCTGGATCAAGGGCATACAGTGGCACATTGAGCTGACAAGACAAATCCCGCTCCAAGGAGCTGGAGTTGTAGCAGATCATAAAGGTCTTTTCAGGACGCAACGCCTGCCGAATCCGCTCCATCAAGCGCGGACGCTCCAAAATCTTCTGAGTCAGCGAGGTGGACGCAGAATCGTAGGTCGAAAACAGCAACAGGCGATCGCGAGCATGGGAAAAGGGAATCCCAGGCAACAGTTGCAGATAGTAATCAATGATGCTGGGGTGCAGCGGCTGCGACGTAATGTAAATCAGCCGAGTCCGAGGGTTACGCAAGCGAATCAGTGAGAACAACAACCGCTCTTCGTAGTGGTGTGCCCCTTGAATCTTTAGTAACTCTCGCTGGTCTAAGCTGAGGGAGGGAATGACGATAATATCCGCATCGCTCGGATCGAACGACTCTATCGCCTGCCAGCGATCGGACAACAAACCCTGTAGATGGTGAAACTGCTCTGCCTGCTCGGAGGAAGAAAAATCAAGAGTTTGCATGAGCTTCTAAGGCTTGCCCTGCCTCAGCGATGCTTACACCTGTGATTCTATCCGTATAGTGGCAAATCACACCTCTATCAATCGACTGGCAGAAGTGAGGAAACGCTAAAATTTGTAGCTTAGAACGCGGACTACAGAGCCTTCCTGCGGCAGATCACCCGGTTTGATGGTGATGGCATCGTTTTGCACTTGGTGAATATTCGCTCCCTCCATCAAGGCAAGAAACTCATCTACAGAAGTCAAGTCGCAGCTCGCGCTATCAGCCGCCGCTGTCCGGTAATGGGTCGGAATGATCACCTTCGGATTCAAAATCTGCACTGCTTGCTTGGCTTCTTGGGCGTTGTAGGCTTTAGGGCCACCTCCTACCGGAATCAGCAGTACATCGGGCCGTCCCATCAGAATTTTTTGCTCAATGGAAATAGGAGCTGCGGCTCCACCCAGATGAAGCACCGTAATGCCCCCTTGCTGCCATCGCCAAGCTACATTGGTGCCAAAGCGTCGTCCACCCTGGCGATCGTGGTCAATGCTGATGCCTTGGAGTTGCAGCCCAGCAACTTGATATGCTCCTGGCTGATACAACAACTTAGGCTCGCCAGAAATTTCTTCCACCGCTCCTTCATCTAGCAGCTGACTGCTGATGAGGACTAAATCGGTACTGACGTTGGGGCTACGATATCCAGATGTGCAGCCTAGTTGGCGAAACGGGTTAGTGAGGACGCGCTGTCCGCTACCTGTAAACAAAAACGAAGTATGACCCAACCACTTAATTGACAAGCCATTGCTGGTCTGAGCTTGATAAGCCTCAAATCCAGAAGCTAGACCCATACCACCAGCAGCCAACAAACCTGCTTGCGCGTAACGCATGAACTGTCGCCGTTTCATCTTTCTCCTCACGTTCCCTGTGTTTGCATCCAACTCGCGCAACTCGTAACCAGCAACTAGCGCTCAGCGATGAGTAGGTAAGCTTAACGCCACCACTTGACACTAAACATTGACGCTAACCATTGAGAGGAGCATCGATCGCTCAATCTCCCCCTAAACAGGCTACAGGATTTTCCGGCGCTAACTGCTAAGCGCTAACTGCTAGGCGCTAATAGCTAAGCGCTAATAGCTAAGCGCTAATGGCTAAGCGTTAATGGCTAAGCACTGGTCGCCAATTGGCGATCGCCCACCGACAACAGAAAATTCCGCAATAGCTGCTTACCCGATTGAGTCAAAATACTCTCTGGATGAAACTGGACGCCTTCGATGTGAGGATAGTTCCGATGCCGCACCCCCATGATCGTGCCGTCATCTACCCAAGCGGTCACCTCCAGGGTATCCGGGCAGGTTTGCGGCTCAATCACCAGGCTATGATATCGAGTCGCGGTGAACGGGTTTTCTAAGTCTCGAAACACTCCTAGCCCTGTGTGGTGAACTTGCGAGGTTTTGCCATGCATCAATTCTGAGGCTCGGACAATATTGCCGCCGAAGACTTGCCCAATACTTTGATGGCCTAAGCAAACTCCCAAAATGGGTAGGGTTGGCCCCAACTGGCGAATCAGCTCCAGAGAAATGCCTGCATCTTCTGGGCGACCTGGCCCTGGGGAAATCACAACCCCATCAGGCTGGAGTTGCTGCACTTGCTCTAGAGAAATTTTGTCATTGCGGTAGACCTGGACTTCTGCCGCGACGAGTAGCTCGACACCGAGTTCACCCAGATACTGCACCAGGTTGTAAGTAAAACTGTCGTAGTTATCAATAACAAGAATCAAGATTGACTCCTAAAAATTAGGAACTAGGGCTGGCGAACCAACCTGCTGATTGTTTGCCAATCTCTAGCGTAAAGCAGATTGCAAAAAGGTCAGAAGTGGGGGGAATAGCAGTGAACCCGCGACCAAAATGGCAGCGATCGCCGAAATCAGAACCGCTCCCGCCGCACAGTCTTTGGCAATTTTAGCGAGTTCATGGTACGACTGCTTCACCGTCAGGTCAACCACCGACTCCAACGCCGTATTGAGTAATTCCATTGCCAACACCGCCCCAATGGTTAGGCTGATAATTGACATCTCCACTGCACTCAACCGTAAAAAAGCACCCAAGCCAATCGCTAGAGTGCCCACAATAACGTGAATTCTGAAGTTGCGTTGAGTGCGGAAGGCGTAACTCAAGCCAGCCCAAGCATATTTAAAGCTGACCCACAAGTTACCAGCAACCCGCCAGGACAGATCCCGATTTGGTTTAGCAATTACCTTATCACTCACTTTGTTGGAGGTCTGAGTTGAGAGATCTGGAGACATAGGCGCGGAAGCACAGGGGTTAGGGAAGTTAGGCAATCGGCTCTCCTTTGGAGTAGCAGTCTATCCTGTTCTAGTAGCAAAACCAATAACCTGTAGCAGAGCTTCTTGCTGACTTAACATTTGCATCAAATGGTCATCATCAGGATGGTCCCATCCTAAAAGATGTAGCAACCCATGTGCTGCCAGCCAAGCTAGCTCGTAGGAC
This region of Trichocoleus desertorum NBK24 genomic DNA includes:
- a CDS encoding peptide ligase PGM1-related protein, giving the protein MQTLDFSSSEQAEQFHHLQGLLSDRWQAIESFDPSDADIIVIPSLSLDQRELLKIQGAHHYEERLLFSLIRLRNPRTRLIYITSQPLHPSIIDYYLQLLPGIPFSHARDRLLLFSTYDSASTSLTQKILERPRLMERIRQALRPEKTFMICYNSSSLERDLSCQLNVPLYALDPDLLYWGTKSGSRQIFAESGVPCPDGSELVKSIDELAEVAAELWERQPHLQRMVVKLNEGFSGEGNALLDLRPILSLAPGQATHAERVSTIRERFEGMSFQAKSEVWSNFSSRIPELGAIAEAFIEGEGKRSPSVQGRITPTGEVEILSTHDQILGGPDGQIYLGCRFPADESYRLKLQELGRQVGKNLAAKGVLERFGVDFLAVPHHDPQTEQTQWDLQAIEINLRKGGTTHPFMTLKFLTNGRYDLSSGLFYSQQGRPKYYMATDNLQKERYRGLLPNDLMDIIAHHQLHFDSSTETGTVFHLMGALSEFGKVGVTSIGNSLQQAEDIYNRVVKVLDEETQMRPSANWPSQPHVPITWQR
- a CDS encoding MBL fold metallo-hydrolase, translated to MKRRQFMRYAQAGLLAAGGMGLASGFEAYQAQTSNGLSIKWLGHTSFLFTGSGQRVLTNPFRQLGCTSGYRSPNVSTDLVLISSQLLDEGAVEEISGEPKLLYQPGAYQVAGLQLQGISIDHDRQGGRRFGTNVAWRWQQGGITVLHLGGAAAPISIEQKILMGRPDVLLIPVGGGPKAYNAQEAKQAVQILNPKVIIPTHYRTAAADSASCDLTSVDEFLALMEGANIHQVQNDAITIKPGDLPQEGSVVRVLSYKF
- a CDS encoding aminodeoxychorismate/anthranilate synthase component II; the encoded protein is MILVIDNYDSFTYNLVQYLGELGVELLVAAEVQVYRNDKISLEQVQQLQPDGVVISPGPGRPEDAGISLELIRQLGPTLPILGVCLGHQSIGQVFGGNIVRASELMHGKTSQVHHTGLGVFRDLENPFTATRYHSLVIEPQTCPDTLEVTAWVDDGTIMGVRHRNYPHIEGVQFHPESILTQSGKQLLRNFLLSVGDRQLATSA
- a CDS encoding diacylglycerol kinase family protein; translated protein: MSPDLSTQTSNKVSDKVIAKPNRDLSWRVAGNLWVSFKYAWAGLSYAFRTQRNFRIHVIVGTLAIGLGAFLRLSAVEMSIISLTIGAVLAMELLNTALESVVDLTVKQSYHELAKIAKDCAAGAVLISAIAAILVAGSLLFPPLLTFLQSALR